Proteins from a single region of Tumebacillus amylolyticus:
- a CDS encoding cell division protein FtsL, whose translation MSTYRDNLARPLPQAEPAPSYQPKKQPNRSPQQKAEAKNKVKWLITVIFCLAVTISLAGRYAHMVSLNYQLENQRGELQAMKDQQLKLEQQVLQMESAERIKSVATNQLGMKQVQDNQMIVVQQGSKN comes from the coding sequence ATGTCAACATACCGGGATAACCTCGCGCGTCCGCTGCCGCAAGCAGAGCCCGCGCCCTCATACCAACCGAAAAAGCAACCTAACCGCTCTCCGCAGCAGAAAGCGGAAGCGAAAAACAAAGTAAAATGGCTGATCACCGTCATCTTCTGTCTCGCCGTCACGATCTCGCTGGCCGGCCGCTATGCGCACATGGTGTCTCTCAACTACCAGTTGGAGAACCAACGCGGGGAACTGCAAGCGATGAAGGACCAGCAGCTCAAGCTTGAACAGCAAGTGCTCCAAATGGAATCGGCAGAACGCATCAAAAGCGTTGCGACGAACCAACTGGGCATGAAGCAAGTGCAAGACAACCAGATGATCGTCGTTCAGCAAGGGAGCAAAAACTAA
- the rsmH gene encoding 16S rRNA (cytosine(1402)-N(4))-methyltransferase RsmH, giving the protein MSDTSTFHHISVFAKEAVEALQPEPDHIYVDCTLGGAGHSGRILEASSPTGRLIAIDQDLIAIANAEKVLAPYEGRFTIVHSNFRRLADIVAEQGLSGVDGVLFDLGVSSPQLDEGERGFSYQHDAPLDMRMDKTQDFTARDLVNEWSQDEIMKILYEYGEEKWSKRIAEFIVRDRAKAPIETTGQLVDIIKAAIPAAARREGGHPAKRTFQGIRIAVNDELNVFAEAIQQAIDVLNPGGRVAIITFHSLEDRMAKLALQEAARGCICPPQLPICQCNNKPRVKLITRKPIVPSEEELAHNPRARSAKLRIAEKL; this is encoded by the coding sequence ATGTCGGATACATCGACCTTTCATCACATTTCCGTTTTTGCAAAAGAAGCGGTGGAGGCTCTGCAACCGGAGCCTGACCATATCTATGTGGATTGCACGCTCGGAGGTGCAGGTCACTCGGGACGCATCTTGGAGGCCAGTTCGCCGACCGGCCGCCTGATTGCGATCGACCAAGACCTCATCGCCATCGCCAATGCCGAAAAAGTACTCGCCCCCTACGAAGGGCGGTTCACGATTGTCCATTCCAATTTTCGCCGATTAGCGGACATCGTGGCCGAACAGGGACTCTCCGGGGTGGATGGAGTGTTGTTTGACTTAGGTGTCTCCTCGCCGCAACTCGACGAGGGAGAGCGTGGATTCAGTTACCAGCACGATGCGCCTCTTGACATGCGCATGGACAAGACGCAAGACTTTACCGCACGCGATCTGGTCAACGAGTGGAGTCAAGATGAGATCATGAAGATCCTCTATGAATACGGGGAAGAGAAATGGTCGAAACGCATCGCTGAATTCATCGTCCGCGATCGTGCCAAAGCGCCGATCGAGACGACTGGACAATTGGTTGACATCATCAAAGCGGCCATTCCCGCCGCTGCACGCCGAGAAGGTGGCCATCCCGCCAAGCGGACGTTCCAAGGTATCCGCATCGCGGTCAACGACGAGTTGAACGTCTTCGCCGAGGCGATTCAACAAGCAATCGACGTTTTGAACCCGGGGGGTCGGGTGGCAATCATTACCTTCCATTCCTTAGAAGACCGCATGGCGAAGCTTGCCCTGCAAGAAGCCGCCCGTGGCTGCATTTGTCCGCCACAATTGCCGATCTGTCAGTGCAACAACAAGCCGCGCGTGAAACTGATCACGCGAAAGCCGATCGTTCCTTCTGAGGAAGAACTGGCGCACAACCCAAGGGCACGTTCCGCCAAACTGCGTATCGCCGAGAAACTCTAA
- the mraZ gene encoding division/cell wall cluster transcriptional repressor MraZ, whose amino-acid sequence MFMGEYQHNIDDKGRLIIPAKFRDALGANFVVTRGLDSCLFVYPRSEWESLEAKLKTLPFTRADARAFSRFFFSGATECELDKQGRVNIPNHLREYAKFIRDCVVIGVSNRVEIWGKEAWDQYCAQSQDSFAEIAEKLIDFDL is encoded by the coding sequence ATGTTCATGGGGGAATATCAACACAACATTGATGACAAAGGACGCCTGATCATCCCTGCGAAATTTCGGGACGCGCTTGGCGCGAACTTTGTTGTGACCCGTGGACTAGATTCATGCCTGTTCGTATACCCGCGCAGCGAGTGGGAGAGTCTAGAGGCAAAGTTGAAGACTCTACCATTTACGAGAGCAGATGCCCGCGCGTTCAGTCGCTTTTTCTTCTCAGGGGCTACTGAGTGTGAACTCGACAAGCAAGGTCGCGTCAACATCCCGAACCATCTACGAGAATATGCCAAGTTTATCCGGGATTGTGTCGTAATCGGCGTGTCCAATCGCGTCGAGATCTGGGGCAAGGAAGCTTGGGATCAGTACTGTGCCCAATCTCAAGACTCGTTTGCTGAGATTGCGGAAAAACTAATCGATTTCGATTTGTAG
- the namA gene encoding NADPH dehydrogenase NamA, whose translation MAGLFDPYTIKGLSLKNRIMMSPMCQYQANTDGTVTDWHFVHYGARAIGGIGLIMLEASAVEARGRISRHDIGIWSHEHEAGLKRIVDFGHQYGSKMAIQLAHAGVKAETDEPNVAPTALSHFERYAVPQELTVGEITQIVGAFATAAERAVRIGFDTVELHGAHGYLINQFLSPLTNKRTDEYGGSFEKRLRFALDVIQAVKGVLPAEMPLLLRVSATEYSNEGIDIHEMVKMVAAFKQAGVDMVDCSSGGTLPVAPPAIYPGYQVQFADAIKQGADIPTIAVGLLDTPALAEEVVRNNRADLVAVGRGLLRNAHWAKVAAQELKVTFELPNSYARAY comes from the coding sequence ATGGCAGGCTTATTCGATCCGTACACGATCAAAGGGTTGTCCTTAAAAAATAGAATCATGATGTCGCCGATGTGTCAGTACCAAGCGAACACAGACGGCACCGTCACCGATTGGCACTTTGTTCACTACGGCGCACGGGCGATTGGCGGAATCGGGCTGATCATGCTCGAAGCGAGCGCGGTGGAAGCACGGGGTCGCATTTCGAGACACGACATCGGCATCTGGTCCCACGAGCACGAAGCAGGCTTGAAGCGCATCGTCGATTTCGGGCACCAATACGGGTCCAAGATGGCGATCCAACTCGCACACGCCGGCGTCAAAGCGGAAACCGATGAACCGAACGTCGCTCCGACTGCCCTCTCGCACTTTGAGCGCTATGCGGTACCGCAAGAGCTCACGGTGGGGGAAATCACCCAGATTGTGGGGGCTTTTGCAACGGCGGCCGAACGCGCGGTGCGAATTGGGTTCGACACGGTGGAACTGCATGGCGCTCACGGGTACCTGATCAACCAATTTCTCTCCCCGTTGACCAACAAACGCACAGACGAATACGGCGGGTCGTTTGAAAAACGCCTGCGCTTCGCACTCGACGTCATCCAAGCGGTCAAAGGAGTTCTCCCGGCTGAGATGCCGCTGTTGCTGCGCGTGTCGGCGACCGAGTATTCGAACGAAGGCATCGACATCCACGAAATGGTGAAGATGGTCGCCGCTTTCAAACAAGCGGGCGTTGACATGGTGGACTGCTCCTCCGGCGGAACTCTGCCGGTGGCACCGCCGGCGATCTATCCGGGTTACCAAGTGCAGTTTGCGGACGCCATCAAGCAAGGGGCAGACATCCCCACCATCGCGGTCGGCCTGCTCGACACCCCGGCCCTCGCCGAAGAAGTGGTGCGCAACAACCGGGCAGACCTCGTCGCAGTTGGACGCGGCTTGCTGCGAAACGCACATTGGGCCAAAGTCGCGGCGCAAGAATTGAAAGTGACATTTGAGTTGCCGAACTCATATGCCCGGGCTTATTAA
- a CDS encoding winged helix-turn-helix transcriptional regulator: MSELNPCCPIEVTLGVIGKKWTVLIIRELFDGKKRFSEIATSLPISSKLLTDRLKELEEHGIINRTIYPEIPPRVEYTLTESGLTLTSVLDALREWGSQHYANHLCHEDEEQPTTE; the protein is encoded by the coding sequence ATGTCTGAATTGAATCCGTGTTGTCCGATCGAAGTGACACTCGGTGTCATCGGCAAAAAGTGGACCGTTCTGATCATTCGCGAGCTGTTCGATGGCAAGAAGCGTTTTTCCGAGATCGCCACGTCCTTGCCGATCTCCTCGAAACTGTTGACCGATCGGCTGAAAGAATTAGAGGAGCATGGCATCATCAACCGTACGATCTACCCGGAGATCCCGCCGCGCGTGGAGTACACGCTGACGGAAAGCGGATTGACGTTGACCAGTGTCTTAGATGCGTTGCGCGAATGGGGCTCGCAGCATTATGCGAACCACCTTTGCCACGAAGATGAGGAACAACCGACGACCGAATAA
- a CDS encoding glycosyltransferase family protein encodes MRVLFFDSNEVLLHLLPNGFYDGGHDIMVVPAESEERVRQVISGFQPDVVLTYGWGNEQLPEKLCWIRACTREVGIPHVYWSVEDPTFLDNFVKPVVLTHGQPDFVFTICEESVQEYAKLGIPAAPLDWGFQPSIHRPLPPISKYDVSIAVVANSYHWVLGQYDIDYRMESMRVLIQPLLEQGIRIDFWGKGWEGMKPFLGQDIPADWLHGQLSYLECNKVYSSAKIVIGLQNFLTQMTQRTYEILGSGGFLITSDTPAVRKVFTPWRDLVVSSTPEETLFLVDYYLRHPQHRDTIRTQGQMAVQKNHSYRERADYILRVLREKGILKQEGTV; translated from the coding sequence GTGCGCGTGTTGTTTTTTGACAGCAATGAGGTTCTCCTCCATTTGTTGCCCAACGGGTTCTATGACGGCGGCCATGACATCATGGTGGTACCGGCCGAGAGTGAGGAACGGGTTCGGCAAGTCATCTCCGGATTTCAGCCGGATGTGGTCCTCACATACGGCTGGGGCAATGAACAGCTCCCGGAAAAGCTGTGCTGGATTCGCGCCTGTACGCGAGAAGTCGGCATCCCCCACGTCTACTGGTCTGTGGAAGACCCGACGTTTCTGGACAATTTCGTCAAGCCTGTCGTATTGACGCATGGACAGCCGGACTTCGTGTTCACCATCTGTGAAGAATCTGTGCAAGAGTATGCCAAACTCGGCATCCCCGCCGCTCCTCTCGATTGGGGGTTCCAGCCTTCCATTCATCGCCCTTTGCCTCCGATCTCCAAGTACGATGTCTCGATTGCCGTCGTCGCCAACTCCTACCATTGGGTGCTCGGGCAATATGACATCGACTACCGGATGGAATCGATGCGCGTGCTGATTCAACCCTTGTTGGAGCAGGGCATCCGCATCGACTTCTGGGGCAAGGGCTGGGAAGGCATGAAACCGTTTCTCGGGCAAGACATCCCCGCAGACTGGTTGCACGGGCAGCTGTCGTATCTGGAATGCAACAAGGTCTACAGCTCCGCCAAGATCGTGATCGGATTGCAGAATTTCCTGACGCAGATGACCCAGCGAACGTATGAGATTCTCGGGTCGGGCGGTTTTTTGATCACCTCCGACACGCCCGCGGTGCGCAAGGTGTTCACGCCGTGGCGAGATTTGGTGGTGTCCTCGACTCCGGAAGAGACACTTTTTCTCGTGGACTATTATCTCCGCCATCCACAGCATCGGGACACCATCCGCACCCAAGGGCAGATGGCAGTCCAAAAAAACCACAGCTACCGCGAACGGGCGGACTACATCTTGCGCGTGCTTCGCGAAAAAGGCATCTTGAAACAGGAGGGAACGGTATGA
- a CDS encoding acyltransferase, which yields MIPASAKIGDSVVIEDGVILGENVTIGHHCVLLAGTKLGDNVTVGHHCVLGVRPGGNATMRTTGVSNLTLTIGSGTRIGQLVSLYTGTVIGENSFVADHASIRENVVIGPGTVIGRAAIVELNTTIGASCTIQTNAYVTGDTTIEDHVFIGPCVSMSNDKYMGAQPYSLAGPTIRSGAKIGNNATLLPGVVIGKLAIVGAGSVVTRDVPDQTVVVGVPAALLDPS from the coding sequence ATGATTCCAGCCTCTGCAAAAATCGGCGATTCTGTGGTGATCGAAGACGGAGTGATTCTCGGCGAAAACGTCACAATCGGGCATCACTGCGTCTTGCTGGCCGGAACCAAACTGGGCGACAACGTCACCGTCGGCCATCACTGCGTCCTCGGCGTTAGACCGGGTGGCAACGCCACTATGCGGACCACGGGCGTGTCGAATCTGACGCTCACCATCGGCTCCGGCACGCGCATCGGGCAATTGGTCTCCCTCTATACAGGCACCGTGATCGGAGAGAATTCGTTCGTCGCCGACCATGCCAGCATTCGGGAAAACGTGGTGATTGGGCCCGGCACCGTCATCGGACGCGCCGCAATCGTCGAGTTGAATACGACCATCGGCGCCTCCTGCACGATTCAAACGAACGCCTACGTCACGGGCGATACCACGATTGAAGACCATGTGTTCATCGGGCCCTGTGTCTCGATGTCCAACGACAAGTACATGGGCGCACAACCCTATTCTCTGGCAGGCCCGACGATTCGAAGCGGTGCCAAGATCGGCAACAACGCAACGCTTCTGCCCGGCGTCGTCATCGGCAAACTCGCCATCGTCGGCGCAGGCTCCGTCGTCACCCGCGACGTGCCGGACCAGACTGTGGTCGTCGGCGTCCCTGCCGCCTTGCTGGATCCCAGTTGA
- a CDS encoding DegT/DnrJ/EryC1/StrS family aminotransferase has product MQVPFLDLQGEYQLLGDDIRTAVLEVLASGSYILGPKGRQLEQDLAAYVGTKHALGVANGTDALLLTLEALGIGLGDEVITTPFTFFATAEVIASTGATPVFVDIDPATYNLDPNLLEAAITARTKAVLLVHLFGQVADMEKIQSIAAACNVPVIEDACQAMGASYQGKKAGSFGIAGCFSFFPTKNLGGFGDGGLITTDDDDLAHKIIGLRNHGSYEKYVHVQLGLNSRLDELQAAVLSVKFKVLDAWNEKRRALAQRYTRHLQGIVQTPAVAPDREHIYHQYSIESPQRDTLAAHLQAKGIATGIYYPIPLHLQQVFSPLGHCAGDFPVSEAAARRILALPIHPLLTEVQQDYVIEAIRESAGDRS; this is encoded by the coding sequence ATGCAAGTCCCGTTTTTAGATTTACAGGGAGAATACCAGCTGCTGGGTGATGACATACGAACCGCCGTGTTGGAGGTACTCGCCAGCGGTTCCTACATCCTCGGTCCCAAGGGGCGGCAGTTGGAGCAAGACCTCGCCGCTTATGTCGGAACCAAGCACGCGCTCGGCGTCGCCAATGGAACGGATGCGTTGCTGTTGACGCTTGAAGCGCTGGGAATCGGTCTTGGAGATGAAGTGATCACCACGCCGTTCACGTTTTTTGCGACGGCGGAAGTCATAGCCAGCACGGGTGCCACACCCGTTTTTGTCGACATCGACCCGGCGACGTACAACCTCGACCCGAACTTGCTGGAAGCAGCGATCACAGCCCGCACCAAAGCGGTGCTCCTCGTGCATCTGTTCGGGCAAGTCGCGGACATGGAAAAAATTCAAAGCATCGCAGCCGCCTGCAACGTGCCGGTTATCGAAGATGCCTGCCAAGCGATGGGGGCCTCGTACCAAGGGAAAAAAGCAGGATCGTTCGGCATCGCCGGATGCTTTTCTTTTTTCCCGACCAAGAATCTGGGCGGTTTTGGCGACGGCGGGTTGATCACCACCGACGATGACGACCTCGCGCACAAGATCATCGGCCTGCGCAACCACGGCAGTTATGAAAAGTACGTCCACGTGCAACTCGGTCTCAACTCCCGATTGGATGAACTGCAAGCTGCCGTCCTCAGCGTCAAATTCAAAGTTCTCGACGCATGGAATGAAAAACGCCGCGCTCTCGCTCAGCGCTACACGCGCCACTTACAAGGGATCGTGCAAACTCCGGCGGTCGCTCCTGACCGTGAACATATATACCATCAATATTCAATCGAGAGCCCGCAACGTGACACGTTGGCAGCCCATCTCCAAGCAAAGGGCATTGCAACGGGCATCTACTACCCGATTCCCTTGCACTTGCAGCAGGTCTTCTCTCCACTCGGACATTGCGCAGGTGACTTCCCCGTTTCCGAAGCCGCCGCCCGACGCATCCTCGCGCTCCCGATTCACCCGCTGTTGACGGAAGTTCAGCAAGACTACGTGATCGAAGCCATTCGAGAAAGTGCAGGCGATCGCTCATGA
- a CDS encoding Gfo/Idh/MocA family protein, whose amino-acid sequence MTPLRIGLVGLGAMGQHHGRALSRMKQIVLAGVFDVDSVRCREMAAQLNTTACGSYADLQQQVDAVVLAVPTPLHFAYTRDAIQSGKHVFVEKPYVTTLDEAAQLENLLQKHPVIVQVGHIERFNPAAQQLFLAVQPSQMLFLEARRYGPAQRLMKSDVILDLMIHDLDIVLQLVHSPVKKICAQGISLQSGGEADVATAVLVFENGMLANLVANRVASRKIRSLSITETHRFLNLDFLTRELSISRIDATPAATPYRTEHLVEQVAVPPLDPLTSQLEHFVQCIERSQSPLTGPAEGTKALEVALQIRKVLEGGTTSW is encoded by the coding sequence ATGACACCTCTTCGAATCGGCCTCGTGGGGCTTGGCGCGATGGGCCAACACCACGGGCGAGCCCTCAGCCGGATGAAGCAGATCGTCCTCGCCGGGGTGTTTGATGTAGATTCAGTTCGCTGTCGGGAGATGGCCGCCCAATTGAACACCACCGCCTGTGGCTCGTATGCAGACCTCCAGCAACAGGTGGACGCCGTGGTGCTCGCCGTCCCCACTCCGCTCCACTTTGCCTACACCCGCGACGCGATTCAATCCGGGAAGCACGTCTTCGTCGAGAAGCCGTATGTGACGACGCTCGATGAAGCGGCGCAATTGGAAAACCTCCTTCAAAAACACCCGGTCATCGTCCAAGTCGGCCATATTGAGCGTTTCAACCCCGCCGCCCAGCAGTTGTTCCTCGCCGTGCAACCCTCTCAGATGTTGTTCTTGGAAGCGCGCCGCTACGGACCGGCGCAACGGTTGATGAAGTCGGATGTGATCTTGGACCTGATGATTCACGACTTGGATATCGTCTTGCAACTGGTGCACTCCCCCGTCAAAAAAATCTGTGCCCAAGGAATTTCGCTACAGTCCGGTGGAGAAGCGGATGTCGCAACGGCGGTGTTGGTTTTTGAAAACGGCATGCTGGCAAACCTCGTCGCCAACCGCGTAGCCTCGCGCAAAATCCGCTCGCTCTCGATCACGGAGACCCACCGCTTTCTCAACCTCGACTTCCTGACGCGCGAGCTCTCCATCTCCCGAATCGATGCCACACCCGCCGCGACCCCGTACCGTACAGAACACCTCGTCGAGCAGGTCGCCGTTCCACCGCTCGACCCGCTGACGAGCCAGTTGGAGCATTTCGTGCAATGCATCGAACGTTCACAGTCTCCACTGACCGGACCTGCTGAGGGAACCAAGGCGCTGGAAGTCGCGTTGCAAATTCGCAAGGTCTTGGAGGGAGGCACAACTTCTTGGTGA